One window of Flavobacterium dauae genomic DNA carries:
- a CDS encoding anhydro-N-acetylmuramic acid kinase: MMKKFKVLGVMSGTSLDGIDCAVVEFTKNNGVWSFDFISGKTVPYTNQWYDKLQNAICLSESDLHLLNIEYTYFLGELLNNFVVENHLTDLDFIASHGHTVLHQPEKGITLQIGNLPIIADMLSLPFVCDFRVQDVALGGQGAPLVPIGDRLLFADYDYCLNLGGFSNISFEENKERIAFDICPVNTLLNHFAKKLGNDFDESGNFAALGTINQDLFNKLNNLSFYNQQGPKSLGIEQVNTVYLPLIEKYQLSAQDHLATVTEHIAYQIASVLKKSNSKLLVTGGGAFNQHLINRLKFYVPNTTVVLGSKELIEFKEALIFAFLGVLRVTNTDNVLSSVTGASKNHCSGIIFN, encoded by the coding sequence ATGATGAAAAAATTTAAGGTACTTGGCGTGATGTCGGGTACATCGTTAGACGGAATTGATTGTGCCGTTGTAGAATTTACAAAGAATAACGGTGTTTGGAGTTTTGATTTTATTTCAGGAAAAACCGTTCCTTACACCAATCAATGGTATGATAAATTGCAAAATGCCATTTGTCTATCAGAATCTGATTTACATCTTTTAAATATCGAATATACTTATTTCTTGGGCGAATTACTCAATAATTTTGTAGTTGAAAATCATTTAACTGATTTAGATTTTATTGCTTCGCACGGACACACAGTTTTGCATCAGCCCGAAAAAGGAATTACATTGCAAATAGGTAATTTACCTATAATTGCCGATATGTTGTCGCTGCCTTTTGTGTGCGATTTTCGTGTGCAAGATGTTGCTTTGGGCGGACAAGGAGCTCCGTTGGTTCCTATTGGAGACCGTTTGCTTTTTGCCGATTATGATTATTGCTTGAATTTAGGTGGATTCTCTAACATATCTTTTGAAGAAAACAAAGAAAGAATTGCGTTTGATATTTGTCCGGTGAATACGTTATTGAATCACTTCGCAAAAAAATTAGGTAATGATTTTGATGAAAGCGGAAATTTCGCAGCATTAGGAACTATAAATCAAGATTTGTTTAATAAATTGAATAATTTATCGTTCTATAATCAGCAAGGCCCAAAATCATTAGGAATAGAACAAGTAAACACTGTTTATCTGCCATTAATTGAAAAATATCAATTATCAGCTCAAGATCATTTGGCAACGGTAACAGAACATATTGCGTATCAAATAGCATCGGTTTTAAAAAAATCAAATTCAAAATTATTGGTAACAGGTGGTGGTGCATTTAATCAACACCTTATTAACAGGTTAAAATTTTACGTACCAAATACAACCGTTGTTTTAGGATCTAAAGAATTAATAGAATTTAAAGAAGCATTAATTTTTGCTTTTCTGGGTGTGTTGCGTGTTACAAATACAGACAATGTGTTAAGCAGTGTTACAGGTGCATCAAAAAATCATTGTTCGGGTATTATTTTTAATTAA
- a CDS encoding MFS transporter, with protein sequence MDNNWKRKFTILWTGQFISLISSSAVNFAIIIWLSLKTGSAEVLAFSAIAALLPQALIGPFAGVYIDRWNRKKTMIFADGFVALCTLFMSVSFYFGYESLLLIYVMLALRSVGSAFHMPAMQASIPLLAPQSELLRIAGINQIIQSVSGIAGPALGAFAIGMLSIGNVLLLDILGAAFAIISLLFIHIPNPKPEEKASGFTHIWNDMKTAFREISLNKGLSFLFLYSVIGLFCIMPVAVLFPLLTINHFKGDKFEISVIEIIWGVGMLIGGGLLGIWKTKINKVIIINLMHIVIGLTFAWSGWLSYNQFTFFVVLTAIGGISASLYNASFTTIIQEEIKPNMLGRVFSLYYSFSVLPSIIGLLFTGFIADFIGINYTFIILGLVIIIIGICSFLTPALMNLQKNRN encoded by the coding sequence ATGGACAATAACTGGAAAAGGAAGTTTACCATTTTATGGACGGGGCAATTTATATCTTTAATTAGTAGTTCGGCAGTAAATTTTGCCATCATTATCTGGTTAAGTTTAAAAACCGGATCGGCAGAAGTTTTAGCTTTTTCTGCAATAGCCGCACTTTTACCACAAGCTTTAATTGGGCCATTTGCGGGAGTTTATATCGACCGGTGGAACAGAAAAAAAACAATGATTTTTGCCGATGGATTTGTTGCCTTATGTACATTATTTATGTCGGTAAGTTTTTATTTTGGTTATGAAAGTTTGCTTTTAATATATGTTATGCTGGCGTTAAGATCCGTGGGTTCCGCCTTCCATATGCCGGCAATGCAAGCTTCTATTCCGCTATTGGCACCACAATCAGAATTACTGCGAATAGCCGGTATCAATCAAATTATTCAATCGGTTTCCGGAATAGCCGGACCTGCTTTAGGAGCTTTTGCAATAGGAATGTTATCTATAGGAAATGTTTTGTTGTTAGATATACTGGGAGCTGCATTTGCAATTATTTCGCTTTTGTTTATTCATATTCCCAACCCAAAACCAGAAGAAAAAGCATCGGGTTTTACACATATATGGAACGATATGAAAACCGCTTTCAGAGAAATTTCGTTAAATAAAGGGTTGTCTTTCCTCTTTTTATATTCAGTTATCGGCCTGTTTTGTATAATGCCTGTGGCGGTTCTTTTCCCGTTATTAACAATTAATCATTTTAAAGGCGATAAATTTGAAATCAGCGTCATTGAAATTATTTGGGGCGTTGGCATGTTAATTGGCGGTGGTTTATTAGGCATTTGGAAAACCAAAATCAATAAAGTAATCATTATTAATTTAATGCACATTGTTATTGGATTGACTTTTGCGTGGTCGGGATGGCTTTCATACAATCAATTTACGTTTTTTGTTGTTTTAACAGCAATTGGCGGAATTTCAGCATCACTTTACAACGCAAGTTTTACAACAATTATTCAGGAAGAAATAAAACCAAATATGCTAGGACGGGTTTTCTCGTTGTATTACAGTTTTTCTGTTCTTCCGTCAATAATTGGTTTGCTTTTCACAGGCTTTATTGCTGATTTTATAGGGATAAATTACACCTTTATTATTCTTGGGTTGGTTATCATTATAATAGGAATTTGTTCTTTTTTAACCCCTGCTTTAATGAACTTGCAAAAAAACAGAAATTAA
- a CDS encoding alpha/beta hydrolase, whose product MNKIYIFSGLGVDKRVFDNIDFSDLNAVFVDWINPLKDESLESYAQRISKDFEKDCILIGLSFGGMLAVEVSKIIQTKRVILIASAKNKNELPKWFLLAGRLRLNHLVPSLLLKTTNFSTNWLFGAVTPLEKQLLKNIIKDTDPKFLKWAINQIVNWKNIAVPQNCIHIHGTNDRILPSKYLKVDYTIKNGGHFMTVNKAKEIESIIKMLCC is encoded by the coding sequence ATGAATAAAATTTATATTTTTAGTGGGTTAGGAGTTGATAAAAGAGTGTTTGATAACATTGATTTTTCAGATTTAAATGCTGTTTTTGTTGATTGGATCAATCCGTTAAAAGATGAATCATTAGAAAGTTATGCACAACGAATTTCAAAAGATTTTGAAAAAGACTGTATTTTAATAGGATTATCTTTTGGAGGAATGTTAGCTGTTGAAGTTTCTAAAATCATTCAAACTAAAAGGGTTATTTTAATTGCATCGGCCAAAAATAAAAACGAATTGCCTAAATGGTTTTTGCTTGCAGGAAGATTAAGACTAAATCATTTAGTTCCTTCTTTATTACTAAAAACAACAAATTTTAGTACAAACTGGCTTTTCGGGGCAGTTACTCCACTTGAAAAACAGCTTTTAAAAAATATCATAAAAGATACCGATCCTAAATTTTTAAAATGGGCGATTAACCAGATTGTTAATTGGAAAAATATAGCTGTACCGCAAAACTGTATTCACATTCATGGCACAAACGACCGTATTTTGCCTTCAAAATATTTAAAAGTTGATTACACTATTAAAAATGGCGGACATTTTATGACCGTTAATAAAGCAAAAGAGATTGAAAGTATTATCAAAATGCTTTGTTGTTAA
- a CDS encoding lysophospholipid acyltransferase family protein yields the protein MSLFKKDPFGHIIFIKKWLIRIFGFLTHRRYRGFNELVIEGSEIIKDLPNTNVLFISNHQTYFADVVAMFHVFNASLKGRVDSIKNVFYIWNPKLNIYYVSAKETMKSGILPRIMGYTGAITVERTWREKGKDITEKKAVNPTDTQNIKRALYDGWVITFPQGTTKSFKPVRKGTAHIIKDYKPIVVPIVIDGFRRSFDKKGLWLKKKGILQTFTIKEPLQIDYENESIDEIVEKIEYAIEQHISFLKVIPADIIENDKKLNKERQFPFDY from the coding sequence ATGAGCTTGTTTAAAAAAGATCCGTTCGGACATATAATATTTATCAAAAAGTGGTTAATCAGAATCTTTGGTTTTTTAACACATAGACGCTATCGCGGCTTTAATGAATTGGTTATAGAAGGATCTGAAATAATAAAAGACCTGCCCAATACAAATGTACTTTTTATATCAAATCATCAAACGTATTTTGCAGATGTAGTGGCAATGTTCCACGTATTTAATGCCAGTTTAAAAGGTAGGGTTGACAGCATAAAAAACGTATTTTACATATGGAATCCTAAGCTGAATATCTATTATGTAAGTGCCAAAGAAACTATGAAATCGGGGATATTGCCAAGAATAATGGGCTATACCGGCGCAATTACTGTGGAACGAACCTGGAGAGAAAAAGGCAAAGATATTACCGAGAAAAAGGCTGTTAACCCTACCGATACACAAAATATAAAACGTGCATTGTACGATGGTTGGGTAATTACATTTCCTCAAGGAACCACCAAATCATTCAAGCCTGTACGTAAAGGAACAGCGCATATCATAAAAGATTATAAACCCATTGTTGTACCCATTGTTATTGATGGTTTTCGCCGGTCGTTTGATAAAAAAGGATTGTGGTTAAAAAAGAAAGGTATTTTACAAACGTTTACCATTAAAGAACCTTTACAAATTGATTATGAAAACGAAAGTATTGACGAAATTGTAGAAAAAATAGAATATGCCATTGAGCAACATATATCATTCTTAAAAGTTATTCCGGCAGATATTATAGAAAATGATAAAAAATTGAATAAAGAACGACAGTTTCCGTTTGATTATTAA
- a CDS encoding ATP-binding protein — protein MKTDQNLKIKLTLGYIGLIAIFSLSIFYILQEVKSLNVSKEDILTENTKVIQLSAIVSDLYATENIGRLALLSYNKSDAKEYHNLSDSLIKKIESFKENELDQDGYLKNKLDTIIDLINLKTLTFDQVLDVQSNYAQFNLYENTKSEIKEIQSNVQENTVEIDTVADKLKWYEKLTTNREKQQQERLQKENQKVVAQQKKYLDSLNKATETVLLNARNTQSKLLRNSYAKEKLLIKRNQTLTNELREILIEVERIILKNAALKHEKSKGKIDDVSQNIANIGIIIAIIALIFGFIILRDLNKSVRNKRKLEKLNNDMEDLIKQKSFFMATISHDMVSPINSLMGFSSLLQNLLKTAKQKEFLKHIVHSTQYIKKMVDDLSLFSNLEYNKIKIKKGKFNFNDLLENILINLKNSAERKNIDLIFTVDPKLNSNFNSDAYRIQQILTNVISNAIKFTHKGSVTVNAKLENNQAKITVIDTGIGIKIDDKDTLFAEFVQVHNDNEGNYGGSGLGLNITKRLINLLKGSISFDSEFGKGTSFYITIPLTVFKESTNKEQVTNYAYDNARKLQNKNILVIDDDILQLKLIKEILGNKVKKLTTIENGNRVKEILQQEQYNLIITDMQMPFYSGTKVIKDIRSLENYKDTPVIALTGKIDFDEYEYKNLGFNFYMKKPININTLYNNIYKLLRIKTPDKPFVLAEKNSLIQLKHTHFDLTDLFDLLENDKEAVKQILDTFFTSAKTDIEQLQNALKNNDIGQIKQTAHKMLPMFRQLQIKQIVEKLVLLEQNVEKLSTTEIKQIINFIADSTLVIIKDIQKIIT, from the coding sequence ATGAAGACCGATCAAAACCTTAAAATAAAACTAACCTTAGGCTATATAGGGCTAATAGCCATTTTTTCGTTATCAATTTTCTATATACTGCAAGAAGTTAAAAGCTTAAATGTTTCTAAAGAAGATATTTTAACCGAAAACACAAAAGTAATTCAACTTAGTGCCATTGTAAGTGATTTATATGCTACTGAAAACATTGGCAGATTGGCACTGCTTTCTTACAACAAATCTGATGCAAAGGAATACCACAACCTGTCAGATTCTTTGATTAAAAAGATTGAATCATTCAAAGAGAATGAATTAGATCAAGATGGTTATCTAAAAAATAAATTAGACACAATTATTGACTTAATCAATTTAAAAACATTGACGTTTGATCAGGTTTTAGATGTACAATCTAACTACGCACAATTTAATTTGTACGAAAATACAAAATCAGAAATCAAGGAAATTCAATCAAACGTACAAGAAAATACTGTTGAAATAGATACCGTAGCAGATAAATTAAAATGGTACGAGAAATTGACTACAAACAGAGAAAAGCAACAACAAGAACGTTTGCAAAAAGAAAATCAAAAAGTAGTTGCCCAACAAAAAAAATATTTAGATAGTTTAAACAAAGCTACCGAAACGGTTTTATTAAACGCACGTAACACCCAAAGCAAATTATTAAGAAATTCTTATGCAAAAGAAAAATTACTTATAAAACGCAACCAAACCCTTACCAATGAATTACGTGAGATTTTAATAGAGGTTGAAAGAATTATTCTTAAAAACGCTGCTTTAAAACACGAAAAATCTAAAGGAAAAATAGATGATGTAAGTCAAAACATTGCAAATATTGGTATAATCATAGCAATTATTGCCTTAATTTTTGGTTTTATAATTTTAAGAGATTTGAACAAATCGGTACGAAATAAACGCAAATTAGAAAAATTAAACAATGATATGGAAGATTTAATCAAGCAAAAAAGCTTTTTTATGGCAACCATTTCGCACGATATGGTTTCGCCAATTAATTCATTAATGGGTTTTTCTTCGTTACTGCAAAATTTACTAAAAACAGCAAAACAAAAAGAATTTTTAAAGCATATTGTACATTCAACCCAATATATCAAAAAAATGGTTGATGATTTATCGCTTTTTTCAAATCTTGAATACAATAAAATAAAAATCAAAAAAGGAAAATTCAATTTTAACGATTTGCTCGAAAATATCCTTATCAATCTAAAAAATAGTGCCGAAAGAAAAAATATTGATTTAATTTTTACTGTAGATCCCAAATTAAATTCAAACTTTAATTCTGATGCGTACAGAATTCAACAGATTTTAACGAACGTAATTTCAAATGCCATAAAATTCACACATAAAGGTAGTGTTACAGTTAATGCCAAATTAGAAAACAATCAGGCAAAAATCACAGTAATTGATACCGGAATTGGAATCAAAATAGACGATAAAGACACGCTCTTTGCAGAATTTGTTCAGGTACACAATGATAATGAAGGAAATTATGGCGGTTCGGGTTTAGGTTTAAACATCACCAAACGATTAATTAATTTGTTAAAGGGATCTATTTCATTTGACAGCGAATTTGGCAAAGGAACCTCTTTTTATATAACCATACCTTTAACTGTTTTTAAAGAAAGTACAAATAAAGAGCAAGTTACAAACTATGCCTATGATAACGCCCGAAAATTACAAAACAAAAACATTTTGGTTATAGACGACGACATTTTACAACTAAAATTAATTAAGGAAATTTTAGGCAATAAAGTAAAAAAACTAACCACTATTGAAAACGGAAACCGTGTAAAAGAAATTTTGCAACAAGAACAATATAACTTAATTATTACCGATATGCAGATGCCTTTTTACAGTGGTACTAAAGTAATTAAAGATATTCGGTCGTTAGAAAATTATAAAGACACTCCGGTAATTGCCTTAACCGGAAAGATTGATTTTGACGAATATGAATACAAAAATTTGGGTTTTAACTTTTATATGAAAAAGCCCATAAATATTAATACCCTATATAACAATATTTATAAACTTTTACGCATTAAAACCCCTGATAAGCCTTTTGTTTTGGCAGAAAAAAATAGTTTGATACAATTAAAGCACACCCATTTTGATTTAACCGATTTATTTGATTTGTTAGAAAATGACAAAGAAGCCGTAAAACAAATTTTAGACACCTTTTTTACAAGTGCCAAGACTGATATTGAACAATTACAAAATGCCTTAAAAAACAATGATATTGGACAGATAAAACAAACCGCACATAAAATGTTACCTATGTTCCGTCAGTTACAAATTAAGCAAATTGTAGAAAAATTGGTTCTTTTAGAACAAAACGTTGAAAAGCTTTCAACCACCGAAATAAAACAAATCATTAATTTTATTGCTGACAGCACACTTGTAATCATTAAAGATATACAAAAAATAATTACATAA
- a CDS encoding acyl-CoA dehydrogenase: MDFKLTEEQLMIQQAARDFAQTELLPGVIERDEHSKFPADAVKKMGELGFLGMMVDPKYGGAGLDSVSYVLAMEEIAKVDASAAVVMSVNNSLVCAGMEKYCSEEQKQKYLVPLASGEVIGAFCLSEPEAGSDATSQKTTAIDMGDYYLLNGTKNWITNGSTASTYLVIAQTDVEKGHKGINAFIVEKGMPGFEIGPKEKKMGIRGSDTHSLMFTDVKVPKENRIGEDGFGFAFAMNVLNGGRIGIASQALGIAQGAYELALKYAKERKAFKTEIINHQAVAFKLADMAVNITAARMLCLKAAAEKDNGEDISISGAMAKLFASQTAMDTTIEAVQIHGGNGYVSEYHVERMMRDAKITQIYEGTSEIQKIVISRGIAK, encoded by the coding sequence ATGGATTTTAAATTAACTGAAGAGCAATTGATGATTCAACAAGCGGCTCGCGATTTCGCTCAAACTGAATTATTACCCGGAGTTATTGAACGTGATGAGCACTCTAAATTTCCTGCTGATGCAGTGAAAAAAATGGGTGAGCTTGGATTTTTAGGAATGATGGTTGACCCAAAATACGGTGGCGCAGGTTTAGACAGCGTTTCTTATGTTTTGGCAATGGAAGAAATTGCTAAAGTTGACGCATCGGCTGCAGTTGTAATGTCTGTAAACAACTCGTTAGTTTGTGCGGGAATGGAAAAATACTGTTCAGAAGAACAAAAACAAAAATATTTGGTACCACTGGCATCAGGTGAAGTAATCGGAGCATTCTGTTTATCGGAGCCAGAAGCAGGTTCTGACGCTACATCGCAAAAAACCACAGCTATTGATATGGGCGACTACTATTTATTGAACGGTACAAAAAACTGGATCACAAACGGTAGCACGGCATCTACTTATTTAGTAATTGCACAAACCGATGTTGAAAAAGGACATAAAGGAATCAACGCTTTTATTGTTGAAAAAGGAATGCCAGGTTTTGAAATTGGTCCGAAAGAGAAAAAAATGGGAATCCGCGGAAGTGATACGCATTCTTTAATGTTTACCGATGTTAAAGTTCCTAAAGAAAACCGCATTGGCGAAGACGGATTTGGTTTTGCTTTTGCAATGAATGTTTTAAACGGCGGACGTATTGGTATTGCATCACAAGCATTAGGAATTGCACAAGGAGCTTACGAATTGGCGTTGAAATATGCAAAAGAACGTAAAGCCTTTAAAACCGAAATTATTAACCACCAAGCTGTTGCTTTTAAATTAGCTGATATGGCGGTTAACATAACAGCAGCACGTATGTTGTGTCTGAAAGCCGCGGCAGAAAAAGACAATGGTGAAGATATTTCTATTTCTGGTGCAATGGCAAAATTGTTTGCATCGCAAACTGCTATGGACACAACCATTGAAGCGGTTCAAATTCACGGTGGTAACGGTTATGTGAGCGAATACCACGTAGAACGTATGATGCGTGATGCAAAAATTACTCAAATTTATGAAGGTACATCTGAAATCCAAAAAATTGTAATTTCAAGAGGAATTGCTAAATAA
- a CDS encoding NUDIX hydrolase, protein MYFEQFLNKIELVAKQPLFASDAHLKMAPLERIQYLQKYDYSVHNPKASAVLSLFYPKNNKAHLLLIVRSSYPGVHSSQIAFPGGKKELEDLSLQETALREANEEVGISPLEIKIVKQWSDLYIPPSNFMVSSFMGIATQTPKFILQPTEVSAVIELPVTDLLNDALVQNVKMSTSYATDILVPAFVIENHIVWGATAMILSEIKETLKSVY, encoded by the coding sequence ATGTATTTTGAACAGTTTTTAAATAAAATTGAATTGGTAGCTAAACAGCCATTATTCGCATCAGATGCTCATTTAAAAATGGCACCGCTTGAACGTATTCAATACCTTCAAAAGTACGATTATTCTGTACATAATCCTAAAGCGTCGGCGGTTTTAAGCTTGTTTTATCCAAAAAATAACAAGGCTCATTTGTTATTAATTGTTCGGTCGTCATATCCTGGTGTACATTCTTCTCAAATTGCCTTTCCTGGCGGCAAGAAAGAATTGGAAGATTTAAGTTTGCAAGAAACCGCATTACGAGAGGCAAATGAAGAAGTAGGAATTAGTCCGTTAGAAATTAAAATTGTTAAGCAATGGAGTGATTTGTATATTCCGCCAAGTAATTTTATGGTTTCATCTTTTATGGGAATTGCCACCCAAACACCCAAATTTATTTTACAACCAACCGAAGTTAGTGCAGTTATTGAATTGCCTGTTACCGATCTGTTAAACGATGCTTTGGTGCAAAATGTAAAAATGTCAACTTCTTATGCAACAGATATTTTAGTGCCGGCGTTTGTAATTGAAAACCATATTGTTTGGGGGGCAACAGCAATGATTTTAAGTGAAATTAAAGAAACATTGAAAAGTGTTTATTGA
- a CDS encoding DUF4268 domain-containing protein produces the protein MFSKEEALQIKKDFWTGFANAYPQKWLLHNTKIKDVAFKFYVDNKTAQVALEIEPKDEEKRKIYYEKIESLKTILLEEFLSDVIFERNYYLPNGKLISRIWIDIDKKVSVNNKASWQEIYDFFANKMIPFELFFYEYEDYIKDLEINT, from the coding sequence ATGTTTAGTAAAGAAGAAGCACTGCAAATAAAAAAAGATTTCTGGACGGGTTTTGCCAATGCGTATCCGCAAAAATGGTTGCTGCATAACACAAAAATTAAAGATGTTGCCTTTAAATTTTATGTAGATAACAAAACCGCACAGGTTGCCTTGGAAATTGAACCAAAAGACGAAGAAAAACGTAAGATTTATTACGAAAAAATAGAATCGTTAAAAACCATTTTGTTGGAAGAATTTTTAAGTGACGTTATTTTTGAACGAAACTATTATTTGCCCAACGGAAAATTAATCAGTAGAATTTGGATTGATATTGATAAAAAAGTAAGCGTGAACAATAAAGCATCGTGGCAAGAGATTTATGATTTCTTCGCCAATAAAATGATCCCGTTTGAATTGTTTTTCTATGAATACGAAGATTATATCAAAGATTTAGAAATTAATACCTAA
- a CDS encoding GlmU family protein, with the protein MNYILYDGSVRNSLLPFTFTRPVADIRIGILTIREKWEKYLGTTTTTVTEEYLSDKFPMVEMAENVMINASFCPNEVLVEMIQFLQPNQAIVQNDEIIAFYTTDEQEEVVFEDYDLLEIEEDCLQIEHTWDIFQKNDQAIRDDFELLTQNRKSQPIPSTVNVLGAENIFIEEGAVLNFCTLNATTGPIYIGKDAEIMEGSVIRGPFALCDHAQVKLATKIYGATTVGPHSRVGGEVNNSVLFAYSNKGHDGFLGNAVLGEWCNIGADSNNSNLKNNYESVKLWNYDTERFENTGLQFCGLMMGDHSKCGINTMFNTGTVVGVAANIFGAGFPRNYIPNFTWGGAQGTQAYLPKKAFETAKIVMSRRNIDFTDLDEDILTHIFNETKEWQKQ; encoded by the coding sequence ATGAACTACATATTATACGATGGATCTGTGCGTAACAGCTTGTTGCCGTTTACATTTACCCGACCTGTTGCCGATATCCGTATTGGAATTTTAACCATTCGCGAAAAGTGGGAAAAGTATTTGGGAACTACAACAACTACGGTGACCGAAGAGTATTTGTCTGATAAATTCCCAATGGTTGAAATGGCAGAAAACGTAATGATTAACGCATCGTTTTGTCCGAATGAGGTTTTAGTTGAAATGATTCAGTTTTTACAGCCAAATCAGGCAATTGTTCAAAACGATGAAATTATTGCTTTTTATACAACAGATGAACAGGAAGAAGTAGTTTTTGAGGATTACGATTTATTAGAAATTGAAGAAGATTGTTTGCAAATTGAACATACGTGGGATATTTTTCAAAAGAACGATCAGGCAATTCGCGATGATTTTGAACTGCTTACACAAAACCGTAAATCGCAACCAATTCCTTCAACAGTAAATGTTTTAGGAGCCGAAAATATTTTTATTGAAGAAGGTGCCGTTTTAAATTTTTGTACCTTAAACGCAACCACCGGACCTATTTATATTGGAAAAGATGCCGAAATTATGGAAGGATCTGTCATTCGCGGACCGTTTGCCTTGTGCGATCATGCACAGGTAAAACTGGCTACAAAAATTTACGGAGCAACAACGGTTGGTCCGCATTCTCGTGTGGGTGGCGAAGTGAATAATTCGGTTCTTTTTGCGTATTCAAACAAAGGGCACGATGGATTTTTAGGAAATGCCGTTTTGGGCGAATGGTGTAATATTGGTGCAGATAGTAACAATTCAAACCTTAAAAATAATTACGAATCAGTTAAATTATGGAATTACGATACCGAACGTTTTGAAAATACCGGTTTGCAGTTTTGTGGCTTAATGATGGGCGATCACAGTAAATGCGGAATCAATACTATGTTTAATACGGGAACAGTGGTTGGTGTGGCAGCAAATATTTTTGGGGCAGGTTTTCCAAGAAATTACATTCCAAATTTTACGTGGGGTGGTGCACAAGGTACACAAGCTTATTTACCAAAGAAAGCTTTTGAAACCGCTAAAATTGTTATGAGTCGCCGTAATATTGATTTTACCGATTTAGATGAAGATATTTTAACCCACATTTTTAACGAAACGAAAGAGTGGCAGAAACAATAA